A stretch of DNA from Acanthopagrus latus isolate v.2019 chromosome 7, fAcaLat1.1, whole genome shotgun sequence:
CCAGCAGACTCAAAGTTCAGCCTATGGTGGCAGCTACAGCTATCCCCCCAGCTCCCTGGGGGGCACCCTGGTGCCTGATGGGCAGACTGGCTTTCACAGTGACACCCTCAACAAAGCCCCTGGTATGAACAGCCTGGAGCAGGGGATGGTCGGCTTAAAGATCGGTGGGGATGTCACTGGCCAGGGGTCTGGAGTCAAGGCTGTGGGATCTGTGATTGGTGGACCTGCAGTGGCAGCCGCAGGTAATGGAGCCACACCTATTGGAATGCCCCCACCGAAACCCACCTCCTGGGCTGCCATTGCCAGCAAGCCCGCCAAACCACAGCAGCTGAAAGCTAAGGTGAAACCAGGGATGCCCAGTCCAGGGGGtgctcttcctccaccacccatcaaacacaacatgaacattgGTACCTGGGACAAGGGCCCAGTGACTAAAGTAGCCACAGCCccactgcagcaacagcagcagcctcttgGCCTACTGCCACCTCAAGGCCCCATGCAGCAAGGACCCATGCAGCCTCCCCCTCAGTCTttggtgcagcagcagatgcagcctATGGCCTTACAGCCCCAACCCCCCcatcaccagcaccaccagccaCCACCTCAGCCCTACCAAAACCACACTCAGCCTCCACAACCCCAGACCCGTTGGGTTGCCCCACGCAACCGTAACCAAGGCTACGGGCAGGGTGGTCCCGGTCAAGACGGTAGTGGTATGATGGGAATGGTTGGTGGTGGGAACAGTGGACCCCTAACTTCTGCTAGCCAGGGACCTGGTGCGGAGTCCCACCCAGTGCTGGATAAGCTGCGTGCCTCCCATAGCTACAACCCCAAGGAGTTTGAATGGAACCTGAAGAATGGTCGCGTTTTCATCATAAAGAGCTACTCCGAGGACGATATCCATCGCTCCATCAAGTACTCCATCTGGTGCAGCACGGAGCACGGCAACAAGCGGCTGGACTCAGCCTTCCGGGCCATGAATGCTAAAGGTCCGGTGTATCTGCTGTTCAGTGTCAATGGCAGCGGTCATTTCTGCGGTGTGGCAGAGATGCGCTCACCAGTGGACTATGGCACCAGTGCTGGTGTTTGGGCACAGGACAAGTGGAAGGGCAAGTTTGACGTGGACTGGTTGTTTGTAAAGGACGTGCCTAACAGCCAGCTGCGCCACATCCGCTTGGAGAACAACGACAACAAGCCGGTGACCAACTCTCGTGACACCCAGGAGGTTCCTCTGGAGAAGGCGAAGCAGGTGCTCAAGATCATTGCCACCTACAAACACACCACCTCCATCTTTGATGACTTCTCCCATTATGAGaagaggcaggaagaggaggaggaggtgcgcAAGGTATGTACAGTCATCTGTTTGTTACCTTTTATACACCAGAAATTGGGCTGAGCAATATGGCCATAAAGttctaaaaaaatatttgttttagttATATTTTGTCGCATATATATCTTGATATTGTGAACTGTTTTCGTTCATGCCAGGTGaggatgacaaaataaaatattatttttgaccaaatacccTTATGTCAGCATTTTGATAATATTGTAGTGATTTCTGTTGCTACTAAACATACAACACAGATGTAATGACTAAGTAATTAAAGACGTGTAttagaacaagaagaaaacactggtAAGTTGAGGAAATGTGATCACTTTATTgtaatgcagcatttaaaagcaggaaaagacaacatttatgCCATATCAGGAtataatgatatccaaaattAATTACGAtattagggctgcacaattaatcacaaaataatcaaaattgcAATAACCAGATCGCAAGAACTGCAATTATTGTATAAAGGTAAAATATGTCACAGAACAGTGTTTTAATGAGATGCTCTGGCCTACAAAGTTTGTTATCTAAATATaacaaacatgtctgtttgGCAGAGACTGGGAGTAATGCCACATCATGATTGAAAATTGGAATGTAAAGTGTAATCATGCATAATAATCATGAATCATAGGtcaaaaacacttaaatcactttttgatattgtgcagccctagaTGATATAAAGTCTCATATTGCCTAGCCTTatacagaaatatgtatttggATTAGAATGACTGTATACTTTCTCTTTTTggttcagtttgtgtctgagaGACTAATTcttgtttgctctgttttttcttattCGCTCCCTTTGGCAGACCTTTGAACCTCCTCAGATACAGAACCGCTCTCGGTTGGATCAGGTAAAGAATTGTCATATTTGCTCATTAGTGTGAGTGACTATCCCAGGAGCattgatgccttttttttctgatcgcTGTTGATGATTGCACTTGATTTGTTATTCACatattaaaaatgcaatttgaGATCACTACTTTAAATAGATAAATGGAGAACATAGCCTATCAAAGTCacacatgcagtttctgtgtttttttttgtaactgtaTGTCTAATGTtattcttttgttctttttcccaACAGGAGCGCCAAAACAGGAATAAACAATAGAAGACATTTATCCTTGGCTTGATCAACAGTTACACTAGGACTTTTGATTTAAGAGACAGAAGAatatgaaaatgcaaacaagccctacatttttttttctatttaatccTGGCGAATCTCTGCCATTGTTGAGACTTGTGCTTTTTTTGCCCCATGTACCACCCACTTCTTGTGCAGGGATAACAAGCTGATTTAATGTATTACCTAGCCACCACCACACTCTTTATTTGAggttttttagacatttttcttCCCGTTCCATCTCGTACTCTTCTCTCAACAGACTGGTTTTCTCCCTCCTGcccctaacccccccccccccctcctctttccaaTTGAATCAGGGTTTGACTGCaccatggagaaaaaaatctgccacTTTATATTTCAGTACAATCAGGAACGGATGTGTCCTGCCCCTGTTTGTCCATTTGGGGGCAACATTGCCATGCTTCAGAGGTTTAACTGTGCCAACAGGGTTGGAGGATCCCAAAGGCAATGTAGGACTTGGATCTGTGCGATAATAAAACTTCAATGGTTTATCTATTTTTCATTCAGATCgacaaaatctctattttttgGCTTACTACTgacaattttcatttcagaaaccTGTTTTCTGGAgccttaatgttttttttctaattattgGTGACTTCTCAAAAAGAACTGCTCAAACAGTGACACTGCTGGAGAAATCAGGGATAGTGTGAAGTCACACGGGACTTGAGACATTTCTGAGGAGGAATTGCAAAGGCCTCTGGGAAAGAAATAATGGATGTGTCCTCCACAACCAGAACTCTCACCATATAAGTCAAAAATTGTACTATTGACATCCTTCACGCCCCTCTGCTTTGCGTTCTTTCGATGTTTGTCTTGAAAGGGGTCTTTTGTATGTTTGATCAGGAGATTCTGCTTGTGTACGCAGCCCAGTCTGAGAGAATTGTCGCATCCaccattttaaattgttttataatCAGAGTTATGTAATGATGTAACTACTACATTGAATGAATTGttgcttttgcattttttttgttccacaaaATGGGGGGAGGGTTCACGTAATTGTCCATTCACCATCAATCTGTcttaatcctgttttttttgttttttgttttttttttcatcgaaTTTGGTTTTGCTAAGTCTATCATGTTGGTCGTAATGCTAAGCTTTAACGTAGGAGCCTATATATTCATGGAGAAAGCCTAAAAATGTATAACCTAAAAAATTAATGTAACTGATTTACTATCgagtaagaaaagaaaacataagaaTGAAAtgtggtttctgtgtgttttttggttggtgcaaaaaaaaatagtttgttaTAGACTGAAACCATTGATTATGATGAAGTACTTTTCAGGGCTGTTAatggatttaaagaaaaaaaagattggatattaaaaaaaggaaacgtCACTAATAGATGTGTGTTCCCATGCATGGCAAGCTAGAATCTAGAAAgtctgctggaaaacaaacgATTATTCACCCTGCAGCTCGTCTGTGAGGTGAGAGTGGTGATGTTCAACAGTTCTTTAAAGAACGGGGCTCCCCCTGTTCTCGTGTCAGTCTTTTCAGAGCATTCAAAGCCagaaatctatttttttgtttttatttgttagtATTTGAGTTCATTGAGCTCACTCCCCTTGATTAGTTTGGAAGTGTCCCTTCAGTTggccttgttttgtttggattgCGGGGTTACTGTGATGCAAACGCGAGTGCCAACAGACTCGGTTCTCTTTCATGTAGAGGTTTTCTTCTCGTTCTGactctttttgtgtgtattcGATGTAGCATCATGGTAACGTAAATCAAATATTTCAGATCCCGATTCGCCAATTTTCTTTTGGGTTTGGTCTTTTCAGGTTCTGTCAGTTTATGCTCTATGATCTATTTTGGCTTCTGTCACGTTTTTACCCCCCTTTATATTGTTGAGATGGCAGAAGTGCTGCACTTTGCTGAGTTCACTCGAGTGTTGAGAATGAACCTCTGGCTTCACACATTTCCAGATGTGTGaagctgcgtttttttttttgtttttttttttgtttttaatttatttttgttttgttttttaaaatcctggCCAGTGTAACCCTTTGTACTGACCTCTAACAGGATCCTTTGTTCATCTCCCTTTTTGCCCCCCTGCATTAATCAATAGCTAGGTTGATCCAAGCAATATAAGGTGAAAACGCCCTTCACACGTTTGCTTTCACCGACACTGCTCACCCCAACTAGCGTAGAGTCGAGGGGGGAGTGAGAGAAAAGCTAAAATGATG
This window harbors:
- the LOC119022869 gene encoding YTH domain-containing family protein 1-like, yielding MSATSIDPQRSKGQASKVQNGSLHQKETVHDNDFEPYLTSQSTQNNSYQSITDPYLSSYYAPSIGFPYPLSEAPWSTGGDPPIPYLTPYGPLSNGDHHFMPDTVFGQPGGLGSSIYPHRFNFFPENPAFSAWGTSGSQGQQTQSSAYGGSYSYPPSSLGGTLVPDGQTGFHSDTLNKAPGMNSLEQGMVGLKIGGDVTGQGSGVKAVGSVIGGPAVAAAGNGATPIGMPPPKPTSWAAIASKPAKPQQLKAKVKPGMPSPGGALPPPPIKHNMNIGTWDKGPVTKVATAPLQQQQQPLGLLPPQGPMQQGPMQPPPQSLVQQQMQPMALQPQPPHHQHHQPPPQPYQNHTQPPQPQTRWVAPRNRNQGYGQGGPGQDGSGMMGMVGGGNSGPLTSASQGPGAESHPVLDKLRASHSYNPKEFEWNLKNGRVFIIKSYSEDDIHRSIKYSIWCSTEHGNKRLDSAFRAMNAKGPVYLLFSVNGSGHFCGVAEMRSPVDYGTSAGVWAQDKWKGKFDVDWLFVKDVPNSQLRHIRLENNDNKPVTNSRDTQEVPLEKAKQVLKIIATYKHTTSIFDDFSHYEKRQEEEEEVRKTFEPPQIQNRSRLDQERQNRNKQ